The Sulfurihydrogenibium azorense Az-Fu1 genome contains the following window.
TTTGAATTTTTTCCTCCAAAAACAAAAGAGTTAGAAGATTCTTTGTTTAAAACTATTGAGGAATTAAAACCTATAAACCCTACTTTTGTATCTGTCACTTACGGAGCTGGAGGAAGTACAAGGGAAAAGACAAGAGATATTGTGAAAAAAATTCATGAAGAAACAAACCTTACAGTTATGGCACATTTGACCTGTGTAGGACATTCAAAACAAGAAATCAAACAGATTTTAGAAGATTACAAAAATATTGGTATTGAAAATATATTAGCTCTTAGGGGAGATATACCTCTGTCTTTTGATAAAAAAGATATTCCTTTAGATGGTTGTAAACATGCATTTGAGTTAGTATCTCTTATTAAAGATAACTTCGGAGACTACTTTTGTATAGCTGTAGCATCTTATCCGGAAGGGCATCCAGAAAGTCCAAACCTTGAAAGGGATATTTACTACTTTAAACAAAAAGTAGAAGCTGGAGCTGATTTTTCTATTACTCAGATGTTTTTCGACAACTCTTACTTTTATGATTTTTTAGATAGATGTACAAAAGCTGGCGTAAATATTCCCATTATTCCTGGTATTATGCCGATTACAAACTTCAATCAGATAAG
Protein-coding sequences here:
- the metF gene encoding methylenetetrahydrofolate reductase [NAD(P)H], translating into MKIVDKLKKEKVSISFEFFPPKTKELEDSLFKTIEELKPINPTFVSVTYGAGGSTREKTRDIVKKIHEETNLTVMAHLTCVGHSKQEIKQILEDYKNIGIENILALRGDIPLSFDKKDIPLDGCKHAFELVSLIKDNFGDYFCIAVASYPEGHPESPNLERDIYYFKQKVEAGADFSITQMFFDNSYFYDFLDRCTKAGVNIPIIPGIMPITNFNQIRKFASLCGATIPEDVVKLFEKYADNPEETKKIGIEFATKQCEDLLKNGVKGLHFYTLNKSDATIKIYNNIKALL